Within Zonotrichia albicollis isolate bZonAlb1 chromosome 18, bZonAlb1.hap1, whole genome shotgun sequence, the genomic segment cagtgcagctgtgggatggggcagagcaggatggCGTGGGCTCCCCTGAACCAGCAGGTCAGTGGGGAGAGGATGGGGCAGGGCTgcgagggcagggcagggattggaGAATGACCCCAAACACGGTAAGACGGtagggctggggacaggctgcagggccagaTGGTCTCCCCAAACTGAGATGCTCCAAGCACGATGAGAGTGCATGCCAAAGGATGAGGGCTACCAGGCATGCTTTGTTCTTCTGGCACACTCAAATGCccctgctgccaccctgccACCGATCAGCACCCACCTGGCCTGGCTCACCCTGCCCGCCTCCACCTGCCCATTTATGCCCACCAAATGTCAGTGCCCGACGGCCCATTGGCATCCACCTACTCCACTGCCCAGCTGTGCACACTGTTGTATTAGGAGCACAGTCCTGTAGTGCTTACAACCCAGTAGATACCCATTCCCCTGCGGTGCCCACCTTCCCGAGAGATCCACATCTTTTTCAGTCCCACCTCCCTGCATGACACCCATGCCGATCACCCCTACAGTGTCAAGCCTTATGACAGATGCCATCTGCCCATTGGACCTGTCGTGCACACCCCGTACCCCACCAGTGCCCACCTGCCCGCTGGCTGCCGGGGGTGGCGGTGATGCGGGGCGCCAGGGGCTGCACGCGCCCGTCCTTGATCTCGATGGTGAAGAAGGTCTTCATGGCGTCGAGGCGGGAGCCggcggggcgcggggccgggcgctgctctgcgccgccgctgccccgcGCGTTTTGAGCGGGCGCCGGCGGGGCCGTGCGGGGCTCCCGCTGCCATTGGGCGGCCCCggacccggccccggcccgcccccccgcgccgcccgcccccgccggcCCGAACCGCTGCGCGCGCTCCCGCACCGAGCCGGCGGCGGGGGAGGGCAGGGGTCCCGCGGGGCGCGGCGCTGCGGGGATGGGCGCGGGGTCACCGCACTGCGGCCGCCGGCGCGCGTCCCCGCCGGCCGGGCTTCGCACCGTGCACGCAGCGCCCCGCGGTGCCCCCTGCGATACACGCTGCCCCCCATCCTGGCGTGCCCCCTGCGATGCATGCTGGCCCCGCCCCGGGATGCCACACTGCGCATGCAGCCCCCCCGAGGTTGCCCACACGACGCACAATGCCCCCGGAGTGCCTGACCGTGCATGCAATCCCTCACGTGCTCACGGGAGGTACTGCTGTCCCCCAGAGATCCCATCATAAGCCAGCATttcccagggtggctgcagcccctcaaagcctctgctccctcccccCACTGCACATGGATAGGAGGGAGGGATTCTGGGCAAGAAGCAAAAGGGGCAGGTaggcagccagcagcatcaTGCGGCatcctggcactgcagagctccgCACCTGCccaggctccagcagggacatcCCACCACTGCGAAGCAGAGAATGGAGGCAGCCATCACTACGATCTTACCTGTGGGGCCAGCCAGGGAGGAGGGCACCAGCTCCCACCGGTGAGTATTCGGGCGAGCCGGGGTCCCCATGACCTCCTGGGTGGGCACTGATGCTTGGAAAGAGACAGGCCAGGGAAGGAATGACACAAAGGAGGCAGAggatgagcacagcacaggtgcTACCGGCATCGCcccactgcagcacagcaccccTGCAGTCTCCCTCCCCATTACTCCACACTCCCCAGAGCTTAGTGCCAAAATCCACCAGCACTTGTGGGCTGCCTTGCACCCCGGGCATGGGCTCTGTCCTGCACTGCAAAACCACACTGCAGAGGGGAGGCTCTGCACCCAGCAGTGCAGTGGGGGTCCCTGGGATCTGTGTTGAAAGGTTGGGATCACCCCTGTCCTCACCAGGCCCTGGCATATCGTTGCCTCTGGAGAGACCTTGAAGGGGCTAGGTGGGTCAGCCTTCAAgggtgcaggcagagctctctGCCCTTGGACTGGAGTCATTGATGTCCATggagggagggggctcagcTTCTCCTCAGAATCCAGGTTTGAGCCCCCTATGAGGCAAGGGAGGGGGGGGCAGATCTTgcacacttgcctctatcccagGGCTGTGCCGTCTGCAACCTATCACCCCTAGCATATTCCTAGGGCTTCTTCCttcccaggagccagcagcctccaggggctcctcagaAGGACAGCAACCTCTGCCTGTCAGGGCAGCACCCCTGACCCTGGAAGCAGAGAgctgctttttggttttttccccatttcctcttggcacagccatggggatggttttcccagCAGTAGGAAGAGGGCAACTGCTGCCACTGGAATccctcagggctgtggggaggccctgcagggtgcTGGGCCCAAGGTGGGGGTGGTCAGAGTCAGCCgtgcacagctcccagccttATTGGGACAAAGAATGCAAAAGGCCAGGGTTTGCTACTGGCACGGATTCCCTTTCATGGCCCTGCAGTAACCCGGCCAGAGTGAGAGACTCAGTAAACAGCCCGCCTGGCACCCAGTTCCCTGGCTGGGATGGGCATTGCCACCACTTGGCTAGGCAGCAGTCGGCCCCCAGCTAGGGGTGGCCTTTGGCCTGGCCGTGTCCTGCACTCACATTCCTGGCCGTGGGCTGGAGtcatgtccccagggctgcctgggaTGTACATGCTGCAGGACAGGGGAGTGGGGGGCCTTggggtggcactgcccagctggCAGGGGGGCACAGCTCTCGTGTCACCCCCCTCAAGGCTACACTTACCCACTGATGGCCTCTCATGTCTCCCACCTGGCCCCAGCACCTGGCAGTGTACCCCAACATGAAGCTgtgggagcagaggggcagagcacTCAGCTGGGGGTTACATGCAGTCCACCCATCAAGTTGGCTTCACCCCACAGAGTGCCAGCCCTGGTCAAGGAGGGCAGTGGCAGCTGCCACCAGTTTTGTACctggctgccagcactgggctggCCCCGGATGAACTGCtcccctctggggctttgtgccacactgggctctggggcgctggcagggctgcccaggtTCCCTTCCTTccaggctgcctggggctgaTCCTGCTGCAGGTCCTCACCATCATCCTCAGGCTCTGgactgggctctggggctggctgcagctccaggagcacgAGGTTCCCTGAAACCACAGCTGCGAGTGAGAAGAGACTCTGCTCAGGTagcctgcagctgcctgcaatgcatcctgcagcccctgcaggcacCCGGCTGCCCTGCCCACCACTGTGAGATAGTATGCCCTCCATCGTCCTGCAGCTGGCCCCAGGCATGCAACCCAGACAGGATTTTGCCATGGACATTTGTGAGGACTCACCCTGAGCACCAGGTTTCTGGGGGTCCCCTGCTTGCtggctgcacagctcctgcatccCGGCTGGGACATGCTCCTGCTCCACCACATCCTCTTGCTTGCGGGCCTGGGGGGAGTAgaaccagccctgctccagtcTCCCACCGGGCCACCATGGCCCATTCCAGCCAGGCATGCATAGATTGTGGACTCTTCCCAAGCTATCCAGGTCGCTGCCTGCATGCTGCTGGGAATTGACAAGCCAGTCCCTGCACAGGGGTCACAACAAGAGGCTCACAGGGGGACAAGTGTCCCCACACCCTGCTGCATCctgtgggcagggagagagACAGTGTCTAGTGAAGGGggaccccaaacctgccccatgCCTCCAGCCCAGGCACTCCAGGGCTCTGTGATGAAGAGAACATCCAGTTCTACAATaccctgtccctgtccatagcacctgcagctctgctttgcaAATGATGAAATATTCCAAACATAGGACTACACATAGGTGACAGATCTGTCTCTGACATAAGTCTGAGCAGGGTTGGGGTGTCCTGGTGTCAGCTGGAGAACAAGGTGCCAGTActggctgtgccagtgcctctaGCAGCACCATGACTCTAGGGCAGGGGGAGATGAAGAGGAGCCTGTACCATGAGGGGGCACAGGAGAGCCAGGCCCCAAACCCAGGAATGGAAATGGCCAGATAGAAATCAGCCAGATCAAGTGGAACAGCCCTCTCAGCTGCTCAGTgatgtcccagcccagccagggcttggGGGCAGCATGGCAGCACATCCAGATGAGGAGGCAGACGGGgctgaaaggtggcacaaggcTACATGTCTCTGGCAGTCTCCTGCTACAACCCTGGGACAGGCGGAGGAAGAAGCAGGGCTGGACAGAGGCAGATGGGAGAACCCACACCTTCTTACCTGGCTGCGGGTACACCCATTGCTTCTCCTCTTCCCACCCTTGCAGGGCAACCCCACAGGGTTGGATGCAGAGATCCCCTACCACCACAGAGTCTCTGCAGTGTCATCCCTGCTGCACTGAAAACCCCAGTTTGTGCTCATTCcttgcagctctgtccaccagtTAATCCCTCCCCCATCCAGAAAGCTCCCAGCAGCTTCAGTCCAGAATGAGCCCTGGCCCCTCAAAGGCTAGGAAGAACAGCCATCATGAGAAGGGGACAGGGAATCGAGGTTTCTACCCATGCAGGAAAACTGCTGCAGGAGAGATGAATAGCAGTTGCTTCCAAAGAGCCCCATCTCCAAGAACTGGAGCAGAGATGGGGGCACCACATGCACCAGGGGCTCCCAGATCCCCACCGGGTAGCATCCTTGGGAGAAGCCCAAGGGGCACCCTGGCCTGAAGACCTAGCCGCAGCTCACCACTGCTGGGGccatgctggcacagcccagccatgttttccctgtccccaaagaccccagccccacctgtCTCAATCCCTTTGGTCAGGCAACCACAGCTTGCTTAGGGCTTTGTGCTCCAGACAGGCTGGCACAGGAATCCCAGTAAAAGGTGAAATCTTGAACAGTCCCACCCCCTGCAATGCTCTACACACTCACCACTGAGCCTttgggctgctgggcaggggcctGCTTCACAGCCTCCCCATACCCACTCTCCTCTGGCCTGGCCAGTGGTGGCTCTGCATCGTCCTGCGGGCTGCTCTCCCCACTCTTGTCTGCGCCTGGAGGCTTGGTGCTGTCCTCACCACGGCTTTTTTCACTCCCAGTAAAGGCTGGTGTTTCAGCATTGTCCTTctggaaaattttcatttctccAGGCACAGTGGGAGGCTTGGTGCCATCCCTTCGGCTGCTCTGCACattcccagccagggctgcagctgggtgGGAGCAAAGATGGTGttcagggaggagctgcccacATCTCACACCTTCCAGGGCTTCCCCCCCAAGAACATAGGAATGGTGCCTCACCTTCAATCTCCTCAGCCCGCAGCTTACGGATGGCAGCTCGGATCAGCTTGCGTTCCTCATACTCACCCGCTGCCCGCAGCTGCGAGGAAAGGACCCAGAAAAGCCCCAGCACAGTGTGACCCATGGTCAGCCCCAGCACAAGTTCCATCCCAGCAAACAGTCTGCCCCAGCACATGGTCGCTCACCAGTTTTGTCAGTTCCTCCACGCTGGTGATGGCTTCGAGCTGCTCAGAcaaggcagccagggctgcctgctgctcctcttccaGGCGCTGGGACCTGAGCAGGGTGAGAGGAGTGGCCATCTGGGAGCTGTCACGGGTGCTTGCGAGCAAAGTCCCCTTGTGGGCAGCTGGCAGATCCAGGCAACAGGTCCCACCATGCACCAAGCTGCTCCCACCCTCATGTTCACTCAAATCTGTCCCAGCCATAGCGGGGCCAGGTACTgcagctcccatctcccagGGCAGAGGCACGGAATGACCCCAGCCCACAACAGGACTCACTGTGGCCAGTTCTCCTTGTTGTCCTGTCGGTGGCTGCTGCGTTCTGGGCGGAAGCGCTTGGATGCCAACGTCTCCTCGTCTCGCTCCAACTCCTGCCGCTGCAGCTCCCGGATAGTTGAGCGGATGCGGCGCCGCTCAGCCAGGTCCAGTGTGGCCTCCAGCTGggtgcacagggcagggctcagcaccgGCTCTGTTTGCTGAGTCCCCATCtcagccctggtgccaccctCTCCCATACTGCCATGAGTTGCCCACGCTCTGGACAAAGGCACTGTCTGTGTGTGGCACCCACATGCCCAGCGCACGCTGCCCGGcactgccaggccctgcaggaaGTGGGCAcggcccccccccccccccgggacAGGATGCTGGAACCAGCCATAGTGAAGAGAGGCTGTCACGGTGGAACCGAGGCCTCCAGGCATGTAAAGGTAAAAGAGACAAGCAAGGGAAATGAACACCCACCAGTGGTCCTACCGCCTGTAAGGGCTGGTgcactgcagctctgtccctcccagtAGCATCAGCTCTGGAATGAGTCCTCCTACCCATGCCAGTCCCTCCAGCAGCAAAGGGACAGGAGAGCCCATTCTCTTCTCATCCCCTGTTCCCCAGGAGGTGCTGGTTGAAAGGACCCCAGCATCCCACCAAGGAGTCATCTTGTCCACCTTGCAGCCCTCCCCATCCTCATTCACTGCTAGCACATAGCAGGTGGCTCTTGGAACCAAATCCATGAGTGGGATCTGTTCTAAATGCAAGTCCAACCCTTTATGTGTGGGAAGCACAGCCACAACTCACCCACAAATGCCTCTCATGAACATCTCACAGGGACTCCAGGTGCTCCTCAGCTCACCAAAGGCCAGCACCTGGCATGGGCATACAGAGCTGCTCCCCCTCTTCCAGATCAAGTCAGCCCCACTACCAGCTCCAATTTTTCCAGAGTGCTATGAACACACCTCCTGATGTTCAAGGGGCAGAAGGCAGCCAGATAGGCAGTGAGAGGCCAGTCAGGGCAGGCATGGCCCCACTACCCTTACACTGTCCTGCTGTAGGACATCAACACCACCCCTTTTAATGGAGCTcattaaaataaaccaaatgaCCAACACCAGCGGCCGTCAGCATCAAGCTCCTCATGCTGGGAGAAGCCATGGCTATGCCACAGGACAAGTGCATCAGTCCCTTCCCTTCCTATCCCATGGGCCACTGACAGGCCACCCATGCAGGCTCTCTGGGTTCcgctgcagcagggatcagggTTAGTCCCTTGACTGGACCTGAACTGAGCCACACTGCGGGCCCCACACCACTACCTGtatgcagacttctctgcagaGAAGCTATCTCTCCAGAGAAGCTATTGCCCTTTGCCCTCTCTGCTTGGAGTTTGGTGATATGGCAGGGCATTCCCCATCTTAGTGAAGCCAGCAAGCACAGAGCAGGCACGGAGATGTCATGTGTcatctcagcagcagccaaaacTGTTGTGCTCCAACCCTTGCCAGCCACAAAGCCCAATAGAGAGCATTATCCTTCCCCAACTGGGAAGATACTGGTGGCCAGGACTACCAAGCCCTAGGGCAAACCAACTCTAAAAACACACATAACCTCTGggggagctgcctggagtcAGGGTGCTCTTTCCTTCCCACTCCAGCAGCCCCCACCACACTAGCAGGCAGCACCATCCCTTCCAGCAACCTGGCTAGACCTGAGGCCTGCAGCCCACTCTGGGCTTTTATCCAGATCAGGCACCTCTGCCACCACAAGGCCAGGGAAGCAGCTGGGAAGAGCAGGAGCCACGGCACTGCCAGAGCAGTGGAGAGTGTTAGAGAGAAAACCAGTGCCTCCATCCTCATGGGCCTCTTATTTCCCATCTGCCCTAGATGGCTGCTGGCATCCTTGGGATGACAACTACCACCAGGACAAAGGCATGGTCCAGCAGCAATGGCGGCCAGCCAGGAAGCCTGGCTCCCTGCAAACAGGGCAGCATAGATGGGCTGGGAAGTGGTGGAATTTGGTTCAGCTCAAAATGAGGGGCTGAAGGCAGAGCTTTGTGGTAAGGACAAGCTCTCCCTGCAGCTATCCAAAGGCTTTGAGAACAGGAAAACAGTTCTCAGCTGCATATTGGGTGGCCAAGGTCTTGGCCGCTCCCTAAATAAGCTGCTGGCAGTGAGTGGCTTGGCCCCAGCAGCTGGGTCGGGGCAGCTGGTtgggggagagaggagaaggggCATGTACATAGCAGCTGCAAAAATCGTGAGtgccaggaaaggaaaggaggacACAATGGGAcaccagccctgcagacactggTGCAGGAAACATGCTGGCACCAGTGTGTGCTGAGTGACACCCACTTGCCAGCCTACACAGGAGGCTCCAGCTGGGACCTGACATGCACTCAGGTCCTGGAAGGCTTCTCCCCACAGGAGAaatggcagggcaggagaaaatgcCTTATTCCAAGCCCACGTCAGCAGGGAGCTAGAATGAGGCAAATAAGCAGCTTTGGAAGCGCCGTAGCCAGTAGCAAGGGAAAGCATGACGGAAACCACAACAGCTGCGAAGGACCAAGGGGCCCAaccctgccagcacaggaagaCTCAGGGATCGGCACATGCCGGGGCCCCAtgggccctgcccagctggcagcaaaTTAATGGTTCCAAGCAAACACTCTCCTCGGCACACAGAGTGCCTTTGTGAAAGGCACCCATAGGCTGCTTCCCCACTGGTGCCCAACACAGCAGTGCTCAGAGCCCTGGTGCAGTGGGCAGCTCCCCCAGGAGGGCTGCAATTAGCCTGGCATCCATCTGGCTCTTTGGAGTGCTGCAGTACACAGCAATTTGGAGGCTGGAGCCTGGCCACAGAGAAACTGCTTTGGGACATTCAATGAGCCTGGCACATTGAGCACCTCCTACGGCCTGAAGCTTCACTGTCACCTTTAGAAAGAGCCATGGGGAGCATGGCTGCCCCCTGGGCAGAGGAAAGCAGGAAGGACACTAGATGACAGGGATACGGCAGGGATGCAATGCTTCTCAGAGCCGTTGAAGATTTGCCAAAGGCTACTGGGTATAAGAAAAAGGAGATCTCATGGCAGCAACTTTCCTAGCTCAAGCCTGCCTTGCCTCTGTCTCCAAAGGTATTTATATCCTCCTTAGTCAACCAGACTAAGAGTTggagaggctgggagagggaagCATTCCCCAGCCCAAAGCTGGCAGACCTCAGCCTGGAGGTCAGTACAGCTGTGAGCACTCAAACAATCTCTTGCTTCTGGACATCCACCTAAGGGCCACCCTGCAGTAGCACTCACCCCATCCCCCACTACTCCCTCCTCCAGCTTCTCCAAGACCTTGGTCACTTTTATGCTGCTCCATTGGTTCATCACAACCGGCCTCCCTGGGACTGGGATACCAGTGGGCAGCTGGGGAAGGAATCATGCAGATGTCTATggcaggagttgcagggcaggggcttcctggcagctcccagcccagccagcacaggagtgagggggctgcagggacctCCTCAAGTCCCCCAGCCTCCTTCTTTCAGTTTCCCTGGGGACATTAGATGTTGCTGCCTAGGTGTCACTTGAGACAAATGAGGAGAAGCAAGGCAGAGtggagagctggagagagcagAGAAGACGGGAGGAAGCTGTGGGAGAGGCAGTTTTCCCTTATATGGACTAATCCTCTTCCAGCTGAGTGGAGCCAAAAACCTaaccagaagaaaaataattccttcCCTGCCTCACACCAGCTCAGATGAGGCTTTCCCCAGCTTGTGCCACACAACACAGGGAAATGTGGGTCACAAGCACAGTGCTCTGGGAAGGCAAAGCCTCAGCATGTCAAAGAAAAAGCATTCATAGAAGCAGTGCTTGCTGCAGGATGAGATCCACCTCCCTGGTCTGGCCAGACACCAGGAACCCACTCTTCCTGAGGCTCCATCTCACATCAGAGACCTTGGCTGGGacatggcagagctggagcactgGCAAGATGGGAAGACACCCTGACTATCCATCCCCATGCCTCTGGATAGATGGTCCATTGGCCCCAGCATCACCCCACGAAAAGCAAGTGGGGTCCTCAGATTGAACCACGGGCAGGTCTGCGTGTCGTCACTCCGAGCtggctgagggctgcaggacagaagGCTCAGCCGGGGGCAGCCCTCGTGCGGACCCACTGCACAGCCCTCACTTCCCGCCGGCTTCCCGACTCTTTCCtgttccagcagagctgccttcctggctgactcagcttcctgctgtgACTGTTCCCCATCGCTGGCCCGGGCCACCCCGGCTCTACCCCCggggcagccagcacagccctagCCACGGGCCGGGGGTCCCCGGGGTTGCCCAAAGCCGGGCACTTGTAGGGGCGTCCCGGGACACCAGGCTCGGCTGAGTATCCCGAGTCCTGTCTTCGGGACACGGAGGCCCTCGTCCTCCAGAGCCCACCGGCCGCGGCAGCGCACGACTGCAGCTCTCGCTCCTGGGGCAGCGCTCCGGCCGGTGCCCCAGGAGCCGCCGCGCAGGAGCGGATGGGATACAAAGCCATTCAGGCAGAGCCCGGGAAGTGCGCCTGGCACAGCGCCAGCTCCCCGGCAGCGCGGGAGCCCACAAGGAGACAGCGGGGAGCAGGGAACTGCGCCAGCATCGGGGAACGATTCACCGGGATCGGCCGAGAagatggagccgggacaggcggttacGGCCAGGTTGCGAGCAAAGAGCCAAAAGCGGTCAGAGCAGCGGGGCCAGAGTCTTCGAAATCACCAGAGCGAGTGCTGGAGCTCCCCCCGGCCCAGAGCTCGACCCAGGCCAGTGCGGGTCCCTCCAGGTGCTGCCGCCTGGGACCAGCGATGGGTCTCCAGCGCAACATCTGCTCCCAGACATGGCTCCAGAGTTCCCCCGGCCGAGCAACAGACCCGAGGCCCGCCCGGTCTCATTCTGCCCGCGCCTGAGACAGTGGCCCCCGGCCCGGGGGGCGGTTCAAGGAACCTCCAGGAACGATCTACCCCTGGAACCGCCGCGGGCGAGCACCGTATCCCGAGACCCAGAGTAGTCTGGGGA encodes:
- the SMTN gene encoding smoothelin isoform X2, giving the protein MSQESLLGMDEGTLRKLLEATLDLAERRRIRSTIRELQRQELERDEETLASKRFRPERSSHRQDNKENWPQSQRLEEEQQAALAALSEQLEAITSVEELTKLLRAAGEYEERKLIRAAIRKLRAEEIEAAALAGNVQSSRRDGTKPPTVPGEMKIFQKDNAETPAFTGSEKSRGEDSTKPPGADKSGESSPQDDAEPPLARPEESGYGEAVKQAPAQQPKGSVARKQEDVVEQEHVPAGMQELCSQQAGDPQKPGAQAVVSGNLVLLELQPAPEPSPEPEDDGEDLQQDQPQAAWKEGNLGSPASAPEPSVAQSPRGEQFIRGQPSAGSQLHVGVHCQVLGPGGRHERPSVASVPTQEVMGTPARPNTHRWELVPSSLAGPTAPRPAGPLPSPAAGSVRERAQRFGPAGAGGAGGRAGAGSGAAQWQREPRTAPPAPAQNARGSGGAEQRPAPRPAGSRLDAMKTFFTIEIKDGRVQPLAPRITATPGSQRAEVTLDLRNAPIRITTIPSSVSSICNISSVSSNVTKDPCAHFEGTEEPSVPVAHPPTFSSTRQQSTVHLSRSNSSMEPEVVEQQQAPRREPELPNGMEKVQVREVERRSKLNVEELSKIEDEDILDKMLDQTTDFEERRLIRNAMRELRQRKRDQREKERDQRLQEARSQSVTGRAGHATETTTTQSTQSADGSACSTVTKTERLIQSSDGSKTSRTTTMESSYVKRSDNGNSTFVQTKSSYSSSSKKTGSIFDREDESASRQSSLAALERRQAEKKKELMKAQSLPKTSASQARKAMMEKLQKEGGSSNPAASQTAVQRSSSFGVPNANSIKQMLLDWCRAKTRGYEHVDIQNFSSSWSDGMAFCALVHNFFPDAFDYSKLTPQNRRQNFEVAFSSAEKHADCPQLLDVEDMVRMREPDWKCVYTYIQEFYRCLVQKGLVKTKKS
- the SMTN gene encoding smoothelin isoform X4; translated protein: MSQESLLGMDEGTLRKLLEATLDLAERRRIRSTIRELQRQELERDEETLASKRFRPERSSHRQDNKENWPQSQRLEEEQQAALAALSEQLEAITSVEELTKLLRAAGEYEERKLIRAAIRKLRAEEIEAAALAGNVQSSRRDGTKPPTVPGEMKIFQKDNAETPAFTGSEKSRGEDSTKPPGADKSGESSPQDDAEPPLARPEESGYGEAVKQAPAQQPKGSVARKQEDVVEQEHVPAGMQELCSQQAGDPQKPGAQAVVSGNLVLLELQPAPEPSPEPEDDGEDLQQDQPQAAWKEGNLGSPASAPEPSVAQSPRGEQFIRGQPSAGSQLHVGVHCQVLGPGGRHERPSVASVPTQEVMGTPARPNTHRWELVPSSLAGPTAPRPAGPLPSPAAGSVRERAQRFGPAGAGGAGGRAGAGSGAAQWQREPRTAPPAPAQNARGSGGAEQRPAPRPAGSRLDAMKTFFTIEIKDGRVQPLAPRITATPGSQRAEVTLDLRNAPIRITTIPSSVSSICNISSVSSNVTKMEPEVVEQQQAPRREPELPNGMEKVQVREVERRSKLNVEELSKIEDEDILDKMLDQTTDFEERRLIRNAMRELRQRKRDQREKERDQRLQEARSQSVTGRAGHATETTTTQSTQSADGSACSTVTKTERLIQSSDGSKTSRTTTMESSYVKRSDNGNSTFVQTKSSYSSSSKKTGSIFDREDESASRQSSLAALERRQAEKKKELMKAQSLPKTSASQARKAMMEKLQKEGGSSNPAASQTAVQRSSSFGVPNANSIKQMLLDWCRAKTRGYEHVDIQNFSSSWSDGMAFCALVHNFFPDAFDYSKLTPQNRRQNFEVAFSSAETLVDCVPLVEVEDMMIMGKKPDAKCVFTYVQSLYNHLRRHELRMRQKEC
- the SMTN gene encoding smoothelin isoform X5, producing the protein MSQESLLGMDEGTLRKLLEATLDLAERRRIRSTIRELQRQELERDEETLASKRFRPERSSHRQDNKENWPQSQRLEEEQQAALAALSEQLEAITSVEELTKLLRAAGEYEERKLIRAAIRKLRAEEIEAAALAGNVQSSRRDGTKPPTVPGEMKIFQKDNAETPAFTGSEKSRGEDSTKPPGADKSGESSPQDDAEPPLARPEESGYGEAVKQAPAQQPKGSVARKQEDVVEQEHVPAGMQELCSQQAGDPQKPGAQAVVSGNLVLLELQPAPEPSPEPEDDGEDLQQDQPQAAWKEGNLGSPASAPEPSVAQSPRGEQFIRGQPSAGSQLHVGVHCQVLGPGGRHERPSVASVPTQEVMGTPARPNTHRWELVPSSLAGPTAPRPAGPLPSPAAGSVRERAQRFGPAGAGGAGGRAGAGSGAAQWQREPRTAPPAPAQNARGSGGAEQRPAPRPAGSRLDAMKTFFTIEIKDGRVQPLAPRITATPGSQRAEVTLDLRNAPIRITTIPSSVSSICNISSVSSNVTKMEPEVVEQQQAPRREPELPNGMEKVQVREVERRSKLNVEELSKIEDEDILDKMLDQTTDFEERRLIRNAMRELRQRKRDQREKERDQRLQEARSQSVTGRAGHATETTTTQSTQSADGSACSTVTKTERLIQSSDGSKTSRTTTMESSYVKRSDNGNSTFVQTKSSYSSSSKKTGSIFDREDESASRQSSLAALERRQAEKKKELMKAQSLPKTSASQARKAMMEKLQKEGGSSNPAASQTAVQRSSSFGVPNANSIKQMLLDWCRAKTRGYEHVDIQNFSSSWSDGMAFCALVHNFFPDAFDYSKLTPQNRRQNFEVAFSSAEKHADCPQLLDVEDMVRMREPDWKCVYTYIQEFYRCLVQKGLVKTKKS
- the SMTN gene encoding smoothelin isoform X1, whose amino-acid sequence is MSQESLLGMDEGTLRKLLEATLDLAERRRIRSTIRELQRQELERDEETLASKRFRPERSSHRQDNKENWPQSQRLEEEQQAALAALSEQLEAITSVEELTKLLRAAGEYEERKLIRAAIRKLRAEEIEAAALAGNVQSSRRDGTKPPTVPGEMKIFQKDNAETPAFTGSEKSRGEDSTKPPGADKSGESSPQDDAEPPLARPEESGYGEAVKQAPAQQPKGSVARKQEDVVEQEHVPAGMQELCSQQAGDPQKPGAQAVVSGNLVLLELQPAPEPSPEPEDDGEDLQQDQPQAAWKEGNLGSPASAPEPSVAQSPRGEQFIRGQPSAGSQLHVGVHCQVLGPGGRHERPSVASVPTQEVMGTPARPNTHRWELVPSSLAGPTAPRPAGPLPSPAAGSVRERAQRFGPAGAGGAGGRAGAGSGAAQWQREPRTAPPAPAQNARGSGGAEQRPAPRPAGSRLDAMKTFFTIEIKDGRVQPLAPRITATPGSQRAEVTLDLRNAPIRITTIPSSVSSICNISSVSSNVTKDPCAHFEGTEEPSVPVAHPPTFSSTRQQSTVHLSRSNSSMEPEVVEQQQAPRREPELPNGMEKVQVREVERRSKLNVEELSKIEDEDILDKMLDQTTDFEERRLIRNAMRELRQRKRDQREKERDQRLQEARSQSVTGRAGHATETTTTQSTQSADGSACSTVTKTERLIQSSDGSKTSRTTTMESSYVKRSDNGNSTFVQTKSSYSSSSKKTGSIFDREDESASRQSSLAALERRQAEKKKELMKAQSLPKTSASQARKAMMEKLQKEGGSSNPAASQTAVQRSSSFGVPNANSIKQMLLDWCRAKTRGYEHVDIQNFSSSWSDGMAFCALVHNFFPDAFDYSKLTPQNRRQNFEVAFSSAETLVDCVPLVEVEDMMIMGKKPDAKCVFTYVQSLYNHLRRHELRMRQKEC
- the SMTN gene encoding smoothelin isoform X3, with amino-acid sequence MSQESLLGMDEGTLRKLLEATLDLAERRRIRSTIRELQRQELERDEETLASKRFRPERSSHRQDNKENWPQSQRLEEEQQAALAALSEQLEAITSVEELTKLLRAAGEYEERKLIRAAIRKLRAEEIEAAALAGNVQSSRRDGTKPPTVPGEMKIFQKDNAETPAFTGSEKSRGEDSTKPPGADKSGESSPQDDAEPPLARPEESGYGEAVKQAPAQQPKGSVARKQEDVVEQEHVPAGMQELCSQQAGDPQKPGAQGNLVLLELQPAPEPSPEPEDDGEDLQQDQPQAAWKEGNLGSPASAPEPSVAQSPRGEQFIRGQPSAGSQLHVGVHCQVLGPGGRHERPSVASVPTQEVMGTPARPNTHRWELVPSSLAGPTAPRPAGPLPSPAAGSVRERAQRFGPAGAGGAGGRAGAGSGAAQWQREPRTAPPAPAQNARGSGGAEQRPAPRPAGSRLDAMKTFFTIEIKDGRVQPLAPRITATPGSQRAEVTLDLRNAPIRITTIPSSVSSICNISSVSSNVTKDPCAHFEGTEEPSVPVAHPPTFSSTRQQSTVHLSRSNSSMEPEVVEQQQAPRREPELPNGMEKVQVREVERRSKLNVEELSKIEDEDILDKMLDQTTDFEERRLIRNAMRELRQRKRDQREKERDQRLQEARSQSVTGRAGHATETTTTQSTQSADGSACSTVTKTERLIQSSDGSKTSRTTTMESSYVKRSDNGNSTFVQTKSSYSSSSKKTGSIFDREDESASRQSSLAALERRQAEKKKELMKAQSLPKTSASQARKAMMEKLQKEGGSSNPAASQTAVQRSSSFGVPNANSIKQMLLDWCRAKTRGYEHVDIQNFSSSWSDGMAFCALVHNFFPDAFDYSKLTPQNRRQNFEVAFSSAETLVDCVPLVEVEDMMIMGKKPDAKCVFTYVQSLYNHLRRHELRMRQKEC